In Pseudomonas alcaliphila JAB1, a single window of DNA contains:
- a CDS encoding HD domain-containing phosphohydrolase, whose amino-acid sequence MNDAVALEDVMLALAMVGDLSMGQPIDQSRRTARLAQWLVQAGGGDQAQIDAARQVALLRWSGCTANADGFMRLLGDDVGGRRAMLAQTLDAAGQRAMLRTTPLAQVHCEIAGDIARTLALGVEVERGLRHIFECFDGSGRPLGLRHPDIPQVVYHVVLAGDLEILSRAHGLDAALEWIGAQGDRRYPAELVGLLSGHAADWLQALRTPEGVQPASGPEVSLTLVGDVIDLKLPWLAGYSRQAASLVRDAARLWGLPEDRLDMLAKAALIHGLGRAAVPNRIWSTPGPLLDGDLEAVRLVPYWTHRACSQIGGLSEAGQLAAHAYERLDGSGYFRSLSGDTLSAEHRLLSAALAWLALRGERPWRAALSDEQAAQVLLDEAEQGRFDPRACQAVISAAHGEQAPLASKPGNGLLSERETQILQRISSGASNKEVARDLGISPSTVRTHVESVFRKLQCSTRAAATLKALTLGVI is encoded by the coding sequence GTGAATGACGCCGTCGCGCTGGAAGACGTCATGCTGGCGCTGGCCATGGTCGGTGACCTGAGCATGGGCCAGCCCATCGACCAGTCGCGGCGTACCGCGCGCCTGGCGCAATGGCTCGTACAGGCCGGTGGCGGTGATCAGGCGCAAATCGATGCAGCCCGGCAGGTGGCGCTGCTGCGCTGGTCCGGCTGTACCGCCAACGCCGACGGCTTCATGCGTCTGCTCGGTGACGACGTCGGCGGCCGCCGCGCCATGCTCGCGCAAACCCTCGATGCCGCCGGCCAACGTGCCATGTTGCGCACCACGCCGCTGGCCCAGGTGCATTGCGAGATCGCCGGCGATATCGCCCGCACTCTGGCGCTGGGTGTGGAGGTCGAGCGAGGTCTGCGCCATATCTTCGAGTGCTTCGACGGCAGTGGCCGACCGCTGGGCCTGCGTCATCCCGATATTCCGCAGGTGGTTTACCACGTGGTGCTGGCTGGCGATCTGGAAATCCTCTCGCGCGCCCACGGCCTGGACGCGGCGCTGGAGTGGATCGGCGCGCAGGGTGATCGTCGTTATCCCGCTGAACTCGTCGGCCTGCTCAGCGGCCATGCAGCGGATTGGCTGCAAGCGCTGCGCACACCCGAGGGCGTGCAGCCTGCCAGCGGGCCGGAGGTTTCCCTGACCCTCGTGGGCGACGTGATCGATCTCAAACTGCCCTGGCTGGCCGGCTATTCACGCCAGGCCGCGAGCCTGGTGCGCGACGCTGCTCGGCTCTGGGGCTTGCCCGAAGATCGCCTCGACATGCTGGCCAAGGCCGCGCTGATCCATGGCCTGGGCCGGGCGGCAGTGCCCAATCGAATCTGGAGTACGCCCGGCCCGCTGCTCGACGGTGATCTCGAAGCGGTGCGCCTGGTGCCCTACTGGACGCACCGCGCCTGCAGCCAGATCGGTGGCCTGAGCGAAGCCGGGCAGCTGGCTGCGCACGCCTACGAACGCCTGGATGGCAGCGGCTATTTCCGCTCGCTGAGCGGCGACACGCTGAGCGCTGAACACCGCCTGCTGAGCGCCGCACTGGCCTGGCTCGCACTGCGCGGCGAACGCCCCTGGCGAGCGGCTCTCAGTGACGAGCAGGCCGCCCAAGTATTGCTGGATGAAGCCGAGCAGGGCCGCTTCGACCCGCGGGCCTGCCAGGCGGTGATCAGCGCTGCGCACGGCGAGCAGGCGCCGCTGGCCAGTAAACCCGGCAACGGCCTGCTCAGCGAACGCGAGACGCAGATTCTGCAGCGCATCAGCAGCGGGGCGAGTAACAAGGAAGTGGCGCGCGACCTGGGCATCAGCCCGAGCACGGTGCGCACCCATGTCGAAAGCGTGTTCCGCAAGCTGCAGTGTTCGACGCGCGCGGCGGCAACCTTGAAGGCGCTGACGCTGGGAGTGATTTGA
- a CDS encoding class I SAM-dependent DNA methyltransferase, with product MNHAVHNKLVSFIWSIADDCLRDVYVRGKYRDVILPMVVLRRLDALLEPTKPKVMEELAFQRSAMSTTELDDSALRAASGYVFYNISNWTLSQLYKTATNNQQILQANVEEYLDGFSDNVKDIIRRFNLKAQVRHMASKDVLLDVLEKFTSPYINLTPADAEDPKGNRLSALSNLGMGYVFEELIRKFNEENNEEAGEHFTPREVIELMTHLVFDPIKDRLPNVMTIYDPACGSGGMLTESQNFIEEKYPAQGTTRDVHLYGKEINDETYAICKSDMMIKGNNPANIRPGSTLSVDEFAGSRFDFMLSNPPYGKSWASEQKFIKDGGDVIDPRFKVSLADYWGNLEMQDATPRSSDGQLLFLMEMVSKMKAPGDSGLGSRIASVHNGSSLFTGDAGGGESNIRRYLIENDLLDAIIQLPNNLFYNTGITTYIWLLSSNKPAQRRGKVQLIDASLLYRKLRKNLGNKNCEFAPEHIEQITQTYLDLASIDRPAGGDGIAAQVFDNRDFGYHKVSIERPDRRKAQFSAERIETLRFDKALREPMQWIYQQWGEAVYQDDTLAQHEKAILAWCEEQGLELNTKHRKKLLSLETWAKQSLLFTVANYLMQAIGHEEFDDFNLFAKLVDKVLKQLGKDAGIKLAASERNQLLNAVSWYDENAAKVIRKVEKFDRAELAALLGRLGCNEVDLPDFGYYPSDKAGEFITYEPNSDLRDSESIPLADSIHRFFKAEVQPHVAEAWINLESVKIGYEISFNKYFYKHQPLRSMEEVAREIVALEQQAEGLIAEILGLDVAELSGASHG from the coding sequence GTGAACCACGCGGTCCACAACAAACTGGTTTCTTTCATCTGGTCGATTGCCGACGACTGTCTGCGTGATGTGTATGTGCGTGGCAAGTATCGCGACGTTATCCTGCCCATGGTGGTGTTGCGCCGCCTGGATGCCCTGCTGGAGCCGACCAAGCCCAAGGTGATGGAAGAGCTGGCCTTCCAGCGCAGCGCCATGAGCACTACCGAGCTGGACGATAGCGCCCTGCGCGCGGCATCAGGCTACGTGTTCTACAACATCAGCAACTGGACGCTGAGCCAGCTCTACAAGACCGCCACCAACAACCAGCAGATTCTCCAGGCTAACGTCGAGGAATACCTCGACGGCTTCAGCGACAACGTCAAGGACATCATCCGCCGCTTCAACCTCAAGGCCCAGGTGCGCCACATGGCCAGCAAGGACGTGCTGCTGGACGTGCTGGAGAAGTTTACCTCGCCCTATATCAACCTCACCCCCGCAGACGCGGAAGACCCCAAGGGCAACCGCCTGTCAGCCCTGAGCAACCTGGGCATGGGCTACGTCTTCGAGGAGCTGATCCGCAAGTTCAACGAAGAGAACAACGAAGAGGCCGGCGAACACTTCACCCCGCGCGAAGTGATCGAACTGATGACTCACCTGGTCTTCGACCCGATCAAGGATCGCCTGCCCAACGTCATGACCATCTACGACCCGGCCTGCGGCAGCGGCGGCATGCTCACCGAGTCGCAGAACTTCATCGAGGAGAAGTACCCCGCGCAGGGCACCACGCGCGATGTCCACCTGTACGGCAAGGAAATCAACGACGAGACCTATGCCATCTGCAAGTCGGACATGATGATCAAGGGCAACAACCCGGCCAACATCCGCCCCGGTTCCACCCTGTCGGTGGACGAGTTTGCCGGCAGCCGTTTCGATTTCATGCTGTCCAACCCGCCTTACGGCAAGAGCTGGGCCAGCGAGCAGAAATTCATCAAGGACGGCGGCGATGTCATCGACCCGCGCTTCAAGGTCAGCCTCGCAGACTACTGGGGCAACCTGGAGATGCAGGACGCCACCCCGCGCTCCAGCGACGGCCAACTGCTGTTCCTCATGGAAATGGTCAGCAAGATGAAGGCACCAGGCGACAGCGGCCTCGGCTCGCGCATCGCCTCGGTGCACAACGGCTCCAGCCTGTTCACCGGCGACGCTGGCGGCGGCGAGAGCAATATCCGCCGTTACCTGATCGAGAACGACCTGCTCGACGCCATCATCCAGTTGCCCAACAACCTGTTCTACAACACCGGCATCACCACCTACATCTGGCTGCTGTCGAGCAACAAACCGGCGCAGCGCCGGGGCAAGGTGCAACTGATCGACGCCAGCCTGCTCTACCGCAAGCTGCGCAAGAACCTCGGCAACAAGAACTGCGAGTTCGCCCCCGAGCATATCGAGCAGATCACCCAGACCTACCTTGACCTCGCCAGCATCGACCGCCCGGCTGGCGGCGACGGCATTGCCGCGCAGGTGTTCGACAACCGCGATTTCGGCTACCACAAGGTCAGCATCGAGCGGCCAGACCGGCGCAAGGCGCAGTTCAGTGCCGAGCGCATCGAAACCCTGCGCTTCGACAAGGCTCTGCGCGAGCCCATGCAGTGGATCTACCAGCAGTGGGGCGAAGCGGTGTACCAGGACGACACCCTGGCCCAGCACGAGAAAGCCATTCTCGCCTGGTGCGAAGAGCAAGGCCTGGAGCTCAACACCAAGCACCGCAAGAAGCTGCTGAGCCTGGAAACCTGGGCCAAGCAATCGCTGCTGTTTACCGTAGCCAACTACCTGATGCAGGCCATCGGCCACGAGGAGTTCGACGACTTCAACCTGTTCGCCAAACTGGTGGACAAGGTGCTCAAGCAACTGGGCAAGGACGCCGGCATCAAGCTCGCCGCCAGCGAGCGCAACCAGCTGCTCAATGCCGTGAGCTGGTACGACGAAAACGCCGCCAAGGTCATTCGCAAGGTGGAGAAGTTCGACCGCGCCGAACTGGCTGCGCTGCTCGGCCGCTTGGGCTGTAATGAAGTCGACCTACCGGATTTCGGTTACTACCCGAGCGACAAGGCTGGCGAATTTATCACCTACGAGCCCAACAGCGACCTGCGCGACAGCGAAAGCATCCCCCTGGCCGATTCCATCCACCGCTTCTTCAAGGCCGAAGTGCAGCCCCATGTGGCAGAAGCCTGGATCAATCTGGAGTCGGTAAAGATCGGCTACGAGATCAGCTTCAATAAATACTTCTACAAGCATCAGCCACTGCGCAGCATGGAAGAGGTGGCGCGGGAGATCGTGGCGCTGGAGCAGCAGGCGGAAGGGTTGATTGCGGAGATTTTGGGGCTGGATGTCGCCGAACTGTCGGGTGCTAGTCATGGCTAA
- a CDS encoding restriction endonuclease subunit S produces the protein MANALVGDTKYSTYKYSGLEWLGSIPSHWEVKALKHGATIVLGKMLCPENKGGYFLRPYLKSKNIQWLNAETSSVDEMWFSKGEMELYRLKKADLVLSEGGEVGKTCYWNEELPECYIQNSAHRVRFFKGHNPRYFLYQFFSAGNIGYFDSIVNRVSIAHLTREKLANTNFAFPTEQEQADIAHFLDQQSVQIDAVIQIKERQIELLKERKQILIQQAVTRGLDPHAPMRDSGIEWIGEIPAHWQARRFKYLFSQSQLPVRSGDGVVTSYRDGQVTLRSNRRLSGYTEAILEGGYQGVRKGQLVLNSMDAFEGAIGVSESDGKCTPEYVVCDSLSDEYLPEYFAYLLREMALARYIQVICNAVRQRAVRIRFNNLASRFMVVPPIEEQRAIVAHIKAEAEKQEAAVALLEQQITKLKEYKATLINSAVTGKIKVPGVVEPTEIEEREIA, from the coding sequence ATGGCTAATGCATTAGTAGGGGATACCAAATACAGCACTTATAAATATTCTGGGCTGGAGTGGCTTGGCAGTATTCCAAGCCACTGGGAAGTCAAAGCGCTCAAGCATGGTGCCACCATTGTTTTAGGTAAGATGCTCTGTCCCGAAAACAAGGGCGGGTATTTTTTACGGCCATATTTGAAATCAAAGAATATTCAGTGGTTGAATGCAGAAACATCCTCCGTTGATGAGATGTGGTTCTCAAAGGGAGAGATGGAGCTGTATCGTTTAAAAAAGGCCGACCTAGTGCTAAGCGAGGGAGGCGAAGTAGGCAAGACGTGCTATTGGAATGAAGAGCTGCCTGAATGCTATATCCAAAATTCGGCCCATAGGGTACGTTTTTTTAAAGGCCATAACCCTAGGTATTTCTTATATCAATTTTTTTCGGCAGGAAACATTGGGTACTTCGATTCAATAGTCAACAGAGTAAGTATTGCGCATTTAACCCGAGAAAAATTAGCCAATACAAATTTCGCTTTTCCTACTGAACAGGAGCAGGCGGATATCGCCCATTTTCTTGATCAGCAGTCGGTTCAAATTGATGCAGTAATACAGATCAAAGAACGCCAAATTGAACTGCTGAAAGAACGCAAGCAGATATTGATCCAGCAGGCCGTAACCCGTGGCCTTGATCCGCATGCACCTATGCGCGATTCCGGTATCGAATGGATTGGTGAGATTCCGGCGCATTGGCAGGCGCGACGATTCAAGTACCTTTTTTCACAGAGCCAGTTACCTGTGCGCTCTGGTGACGGCGTCGTTACCTCGTATCGTGATGGGCAGGTGACTCTGCGCTCCAATCGCCGTCTGTCAGGTTATACGGAAGCGATTCTTGAGGGTGGCTATCAAGGTGTTCGTAAAGGCCAGTTGGTGTTGAACTCAATGGATGCCTTTGAAGGAGCCATTGGCGTTTCGGAGTCCGATGGTAAATGCACCCCGGAGTATGTCGTTTGTGACTCGCTCTCCGATGAGTACTTGCCCGAATATTTCGCCTATCTGCTCAGGGAAATGGCGCTGGCTCGTTATATCCAGGTGATCTGCAACGCGGTTCGCCAGCGAGCCGTCCGCATCCGTTTCAATAACCTGGCTTCCCGCTTTATGGTGGTTCCGCCGATTGAAGAGCAGCGAGCTATCGTTGCGCACATCAAGGCCGAAGCGGAAAAGCAGGAGGCTGCCGTGGCGTTGCTGGAGCAGCAAATCACCAAACTCAAGGAATACAAGGCCACCCTGATCAATAGTGCCGTGACCGGCAAGATCAAGGTGCCGGGTGTGGTGGAGCCAACCGAGATCGAGGAACGGGAGATCGCCTGA
- a CDS encoding ATP-binding protein — MSVERDLSYLQSLLRELCALPQETEWVEFKQDNDDVPLIGEYISALANAAALLGKEYGYLLWGIDDASHAVIGTAFKPSTARHKQQELESWLLQKTTPKIHFRFFEFVSAEGLPVVILEVQAARHTPVQFDGVEYIRVGSYKKKLREFPEKERALWRVFDRVPFEQQLAVQNLGIDQVLKLLDYSAYFDLTHQPLPEGREAILAALAADRMIQRSDSGQWHICNLGAILFAKRLQDFPVLGRKAVRLIHYKGNGKLETLRELTGNKGYALGFEGLIDILKTLLPANEEIGKAFRQEVPMYPELALRELVANAIIHQDFNLSGTGPMIELFERRLEITNPGVPLVDPQRFLDSPPRSRNEGLASFMRRIGICEERGSGIDKVVAQTELYQLPAPIFEQTDEHTRVVLFAHQDYRDMGQEDRIRACYQHCCLKYVNREPMNNTSLRQRFQIDEGNSAMVSRIIKQTIEAGLIRLYDPAANRKAYRYVPCWA; from the coding sequence ATGAGCGTTGAGCGCGACCTGAGCTATCTGCAATCGCTGTTGCGGGAGCTGTGCGCGCTGCCGCAGGAAACCGAGTGGGTGGAGTTCAAGCAGGATAACGACGATGTTCCGCTGATTGGCGAATACATCTCCGCCCTGGCCAATGCCGCCGCCCTGCTTGGCAAGGAGTACGGCTACCTGCTGTGGGGCATCGACGATGCCAGCCATGCCGTGATCGGCACGGCCTTCAAGCCTTCCACCGCACGTCATAAGCAGCAGGAGCTGGAGAGCTGGTTGCTGCAGAAGACCACGCCGAAGATTCACTTCCGCTTCTTCGAGTTCGTCTCCGCCGAGGGGCTGCCGGTGGTGATCCTGGAAGTCCAGGCGGCTCGCCATACGCCGGTGCAGTTCGATGGCGTCGAATATATTCGCGTCGGCTCCTACAAGAAGAAGCTGCGCGAGTTTCCGGAAAAGGAGCGGGCGCTCTGGCGCGTGTTCGACCGTGTGCCCTTCGAGCAGCAACTGGCCGTGCAGAACCTCGGCATCGACCAGGTGCTCAAGCTGCTCGATTATTCGGCCTACTTCGACCTCACCCACCAGCCCCTGCCGGAAGGCCGTGAGGCGATCCTCGCTGCGCTGGCGGCAGACCGCATGATCCAGCGCAGTGACAGTGGGCAATGGCATATCTGCAACCTGGGCGCGATCCTCTTCGCCAAGCGTCTGCAGGACTTCCCCGTGCTAGGACGCAAGGCCGTGCGGCTGATTCACTACAAGGGCAACGGCAAGCTGGAAACCCTGCGCGAGCTGACTGGCAACAAGGGCTATGCCCTGGGCTTCGAGGGCTTGATCGACATCCTGAAAACCCTGCTGCCGGCCAACGAGGAAATCGGCAAGGCGTTCCGCCAGGAAGTGCCGATGTATCCGGAGCTGGCCCTGCGTGAGCTGGTGGCCAACGCCATCATCCACCAGGACTTCAATCTGAGCGGCACCGGGCCGATGATCGAGTTGTTCGAGCGCCGCCTGGAAATCACCAACCCCGGCGTGCCGCTGGTCGACCCGCAGCGCTTTCTCGACAGCCCGCCGCGCAGTCGCAACGAGGGGCTGGCCTCCTTCATGCGCCGCATCGGCATCTGCGAGGAACGTGGCAGCGGCATCGACAAGGTGGTGGCGCAGACCGAGCTGTACCAGCTACCGGCGCCGATCTTCGAACAGACCGACGAGCACACCCGTGTGGTGCTGTTCGCCCATCAGGACTACCGCGACATGGGCCAGGAGGATCGTATTCGTGCCTGCTATCAGCACTGCTGCCTGAAGTACGTGAACCGCGAACCGATGAACAACACCTCGTTGCGTCAGCGCTTCCAAATCGACGAAGGCAATAGCGCCATGGTCAGCCGAATCATCAAGCAGACCATCGAGGCGGGGTTGATCCGTTTGTATGATCCGGCTGCCAACCGCAAGGCTTATCGTTATGTGCCCTGCTGGGCCTGA
- a CDS encoding alpha/beta hydrolase, whose protein sequence is MFNTKPLILTLAIASPFFAASSQAADAKPSVVIVHGAFADGSDWAKVVPLLQDKGIQVTVVQNPLTSLADDVAATQRVLNNQEGDVVLVGHSWGGTVISQAGADEKVRGLVYVAAFAPNAGQSSGELYSGYRTAPGSSQIAADKNGFLYLTPQGMATDFAQDLPAEQTAIMTATQGPIRAAAFDERTSVAAWTQKPSWYLVASDDRMIVPEMQRDFAKKIGAQTTEVAASHVPQQSRPGDVAKMIIQAVEKTQAAR, encoded by the coding sequence ATGTTCAATACCAAGCCGCTTATCCTGACACTCGCCATCGCCAGCCCCTTCTTCGCCGCCAGCAGCCAGGCTGCCGATGCCAAGCCGTCGGTGGTGATCGTCCACGGCGCCTTCGCCGACGGCTCTGACTGGGCCAAGGTCGTGCCACTGCTGCAGGACAAAGGCATCCAGGTCACCGTGGTACAAAACCCGCTGACCTCGCTGGCCGACGACGTCGCCGCCACCCAACGCGTGCTGAACAATCAGGAAGGCGACGTGGTACTGGTCGGCCACTCCTGGGGCGGCACGGTGATCAGCCAGGCCGGCGCCGACGAGAAAGTACGTGGCCTGGTCTATGTCGCCGCCTTCGCGCCGAACGCGGGCCAGTCCAGTGGAGAGCTCTACAGTGGCTATCGCACCGCGCCGGGTTCGAGCCAGATCGCAGCCGACAAGAATGGCTTTCTGTACCTGACGCCGCAGGGCATGGCCACCGACTTCGCGCAGGATCTGCCAGCCGAGCAAACGGCAATCATGACGGCCACCCAGGGCCCGATCCGCGCGGCCGCCTTCGATGAGCGCACCAGCGTCGCGGCCTGGACACAGAAGCCGTCCTGGTACCTCGTCGCCAGTGACGACCGCATGATCGTGCCGGAGATGCAGCGTGACTTCGCCAAGAAGATCGGCGCACAGACCACCGAGGTCGCAGCCAGCCACGTGCCGCAGCAGTCGCGCCCGGGCGATGTGGCAAAGATGATCATCCAGGCGGTGGAGAAGACGCAGGCAGCGCGTTGA
- a CDS encoding OprD family porin codes for MVSAIAALPFGSVHAAGFVEDAKVTLGLRNYYFNRNYLNNTDPRIQGELQGQAEGWTQSFILDARSGFTEGTVGFGLDVLGLYSIKLDGNRGAANTNLMPIHDDGQAADQFGRTAVAAKAKISKTELKVGEWFAVLPILRADDGRSLPQTFQGAQLTSNEIDGLTLYGGQFWKNSQRHDASREDMSFNGVAGDDFNFGGGEYRFNGNNTMVGVWHARLEDVYQQSYVQLTHSQAVGDWVLGANLGYVTGKEEGAAKAGNLDNKVYQGALTAKTGNNSFMVAYQKLSGDTKFMRIDGASGGTLVNDGFTNSYDNPEERSWQIRHDYNFAGLGIPGLTLMNRYVSGSNIDVYTNGVKTRENAEEWGRESELAYTIQEGTLKNLSIRWRNSDVRRDAGQDLHENRLIINYPLSIL; via the coding sequence ATGGTCAGCGCCATCGCCGCTCTGCCTTTTGGCAGCGTCCACGCCGCAGGCTTCGTCGAAGATGCCAAGGTCACCCTCGGCCTGCGCAACTACTACTTCAACCGCAATTACCTCAATAACACCGATCCGCGAATTCAGGGCGAACTCCAGGGCCAGGCCGAAGGCTGGACGCAGAGCTTCATTCTCGATGCCCGTTCCGGCTTCACCGAAGGCACCGTCGGTTTCGGCCTGGATGTGCTCGGCCTTTACAGCATCAAGCTGGATGGCAACCGCGGCGCTGCCAACACCAACCTGATGCCGATTCACGACGACGGCCAGGCTGCTGACCAGTTCGGCCGTACCGCCGTGGCGGCGAAAGCCAAGATTTCCAAGACCGAACTGAAGGTCGGTGAGTGGTTCGCCGTGCTGCCGATCCTGCGTGCCGACGACGGTCGTTCCCTGCCGCAAACCTTCCAGGGCGCTCAGCTCACCTCCAACGAAATAGATGGCCTGACCCTTTACGGCGGCCAGTTCTGGAAGAACAGCCAGCGTCACGATGCCAGCCGTGAAGACATGTCGTTCAACGGCGTAGCAGGCGATGACTTCAACTTCGGCGGCGGCGAATACCGCTTCAACGGCAACAACACCATGGTCGGCGTCTGGCACGCGCGCCTGGAAGACGTCTATCAGCAAAGCTACGTGCAGTTGACCCACAGCCAAGCGGTCGGTGACTGGGTACTGGGTGCCAACCTCGGCTATGTCACCGGCAAGGAAGAAGGCGCGGCCAAGGCCGGCAACCTGGACAACAAGGTCTATCAGGGCGCGCTCACTGCCAAGACCGGCAACAACAGCTTCATGGTCGCTTACCAGAAGCTCAGCGGTGATACCAAGTTCATGCGTATCGACGGCGCCAGCGGCGGCACTCTGGTCAACGACGGCTTCACCAACAGCTATGACAACCCGGAAGAACGCTCCTGGCAGATCCGCCACGATTACAACTTCGCCGGCCTCGGCATTCCCGGCCTGACCCTGATGAACCGTTACGTCAGCGGTAGCAACATCGACGTCTACACCAATGGCGTGAAAACCCGCGAAAACGCCGAGGAATGGGGCCGCGAATCCGAGCTGGCCTACACCATTCAGGAAGGTACGCTGAAGAACCTGAGCATCCGCTGGCGCAACTCCGACGTGCGCCGTGATGCAGGCCAGGATCTGCACGAGAACCGTCTGATCATCAACTATCCGCTGTCGATTCTGTAA